In one window of Arachis ipaensis cultivar K30076 chromosome B06, Araip1.1, whole genome shotgun sequence DNA:
- the LOC107646339 gene encoding uncharacterized protein LOC107646339, which translates to MQMVDIYAVPVFHHGGHFDRGPGGTLEYIGGKVEKFPEMDLDFVNFGDLVTLFKGLGYATYRAVYWYDPTSNDLESGLHILRGDAGINEMRENKLKNSNINEFYIYFDHPVDEPQIVEEEAAAEQGPEEFDDAVDVDSIMRELQSSPSTAGDGNGSGEDELYEPPPNGTETGSDDDSCSCDEENDLMKKRSTVKEKEKVMPKKTAESSGNKRGAGRKTAAVPSGKGTMPAAKPKGAGPSARPKRTRPTAKPKGSVPHHKPKKTGAEDS; encoded by the exons ATGCAGATGGTTGATATATATGCTGTACCTGTTTTTCACCATGGAGGTCATTTTGATAGAGGACCCGGTGGCACTCTTGAGTATATTGGTGGGAAGGTTGAGAAATTTCCAGAGATGGATTTGGACTTTGTGAATTTTGGGGATTTGGTTACACTATTCAAGGGTCTGGGGTATGCAACATACAGGGCAGTCTATTGGTATGACCCAACCAGTAATGATCTTGAGTCTGGACTGCACATACTGAGGGGGGATGCTGGAATCAATGAAATGCGAGAGAACAAGTTGAAGAATTCAAATATCAACGAGTTCTATATTTACTTCGATCACCCTGTTGATGAGCCAcagattgtggaagaagaagcTGCTGCAGAACAGGGGCCGGAAGAATTTGATGATGCAGTTGATGTGGACAGTATCATGCGGGAGCTTCAGTCATCAC CATCGACAGCAGGGGATGGGAATGGTAGTGGGGAGGACGAGTTGTATGAACCTCCTCCGAATGGCACTGAAACTGGTTCTGATGATGACTCCTGTAGTTGTGATGAGGAGAATGATCTTATGAAGAAAAGAAGCActgtgaaagaaaaagagaaagtgatgccaaaaaagACTGCAGAGTCAAGTGGGAACAAGAGAGGTGCTGGGAGAAAGACTGCAGCTGTGCCTAGTGGCAAAGGTACCATGCCAGCTGCCAAGCCCAAAGGAGCTGGGCCTAGTGCGAGGCCCAAAAGAACCAGGCCTACAGCCAAGCCCAAAGGAAGTGTTCCTCATCACAAGCCCAAAAAAACTGGTGCTGAAGACAGTTGA